A genomic stretch from Lathyrus oleraceus cultivar Zhongwan6 chromosome 2, CAAS_Psat_ZW6_1.0, whole genome shotgun sequence includes:
- the LOC127119575 gene encoding protein TWIN LOV 1 isoform X1, producing the protein MESINRSLDEFYSPHARESLDELSEHFTITDPSISGHPIVFASHAFLKMTGFTRDEVVGRSGAMFQGPATCRRAVMEIREAVREEREVQVVLVNYRKNGTPFWVLLNVSPVFSANRGAVVHFVAVQVPLRRKPRVCGSGGGFSQVNEFVFRCCRKEVCSDSLAELSRVSSANRVLEHDVSELESEEPREASGDERRSAATAMDNIFSVLTHYSELTGKLVCRKRCSIPDVGLLSSSLIISLGRIKQSFVLTNPHLPDMPIVYASDAFMKLTGYARDEVLGCNCRFLGGCDTDASTLHLIRESIKTEQPCTVRILNYRKDKSSFWNLLHISPVRDASGKVAYFVGVQIEDDYKNDDFRRCWRPDMKQLSVVGVVKVAVRSLSMSAGSSNT; encoded by the exons ATGGAATCAATAAACCGATCCTTAGACGAATTTTACTCTCCCCACGCACGCGAATCGCTCGACGAATTGTCTGAGCACTTCACAATCACCGACCCTTCCATTTCAGGTCACCCTATAGTCTTCGCCAGCCACGCGTTTCTCAAGATGACTGGCTTCACGCGCGATGAAGTTGTTGGTAGAAGTGGTGCCATGTTTCAAGGTCCAGCGACGTGTCGTAGGGCGGTGATGGAAATTCGTGAAGCTGTTAGGGAAGAAAGAGAGGTTCAAGTTGTTTTGGTTAATTATCGTAAAAACGGCACGCCGTTTTGGGTTTTGTTGAATGTTTCTCCTGTTTTTAGTGCGAACCGTGGTGCTGTTGTTCATTTTGTTGCTGTTCAGGTTCCGCTGCGTAGGAAACCGAGGGTTTGTGGTTCTGGTGGTGGGTTTTCTCAGGTGAATGAGTTTGTGTTCCGGTGTTGTCGGAAGGAAGTTTGTTCTGATTCTTTGGCTGAACTTAGTCGTGTTTCTTCCGCAAATCGAGTGTTGGAACATGATGTCTCGG AATTGGAGAGTGAAGAGCCACGTGAGGCAAGTGGTGATGAGAGGAGAAGTGCTGCGACGGCCATGGACAACATCTTTTCTGTGCTAACCCACTATAGTGAGTTGACGGGAAAATTGGTGTGTAGAAAGAGATGCAGCATTCCTGACGTGGGTCTTCTTAGCTCTTCCTTGATTATTTCTCTTGGTAGAATCAAACAAAGCTTTGTATT AACTAATCCACATTTGCCAGACATGCCTATTGTTTATGCCAGTGACGCCTTCATGAAATTGACAG GTTATGCGAGAGATGAGGTATTGGGCTGCAACTGTAGATTTTTAGGTGGATGCGATACTGATGCCTCAACTCTACATCTG ATAAGGGAGAGCATCAAAACTGAACAACCATGCACAGTACGTATTTTGAATTACAG GAAGGATAAAAGCTCATTTTGGAATCTACTTCACATCTCACCTGTTCGGGATGCTTCTGGAAAG GTAGCATACTTTGTCGGAGTCCAAATAGAAGATGACTATAAAAACGATGATTTTAGGCGGTGTTGGAGACCTGACATGAAGCAGCTTAGCGTGGTTGGTGTAGTCAAGGTTGCAGTGAGGAGTTTATCCATGTCTGCCGGGTCGTCAAATACATAG
- the LOC127119575 gene encoding protein TWIN LOV 1 isoform X3 yields the protein MESINRSLDEFYSPHARESLDELSEHFTITDPSISGHPIVFASHAFLKMTGFTRDEVVGRSGAMFQGPATCRRAVMEIREAVREEREVPLRRKPRVCGSGGGFSQVNEFVFRCCRKEVCSDSLAELSRVSSANRVLEHDVSELESEEPREASGDERRSAATAMDNIFSVLTHYSELTGKLVCRKRCSIPDVGLLSSSLIISLGRIKQSFVLTNPHLPDMPIVYASDAFMKLTGYARDEVLGCNCRFLGGCDTDASTLHLIRESIKTEQPCTVRILNYRKDKSSFWNLLHISPVRDASGKVAYFVGVQIEDDYKNDDFRRCWRPDMKQLSVVGVVKVAVRSLSMSAGSSNT from the exons ATGGAATCAATAAACCGATCCTTAGACGAATTTTACTCTCCCCACGCACGCGAATCGCTCGACGAATTGTCTGAGCACTTCACAATCACCGACCCTTCCATTTCAGGTCACCCTATAGTCTTCGCCAGCCACGCGTTTCTCAAGATGACTGGCTTCACGCGCGATGAAGTTGTTGGTAGAAGTGGTGCCATGTTTCAAGGTCCAGCGACGTGTCGTAGGGCGGTGATGGAAATTCGTGAAGCTGTTAGGGAAGAAAGAGAG GTTCCGCTGCGTAGGAAACCGAGGGTTTGTGGTTCTGGTGGTGGGTTTTCTCAGGTGAATGAGTTTGTGTTCCGGTGTTGTCGGAAGGAAGTTTGTTCTGATTCTTTGGCTGAACTTAGTCGTGTTTCTTCCGCAAATCGAGTGTTGGAACATGATGTCTCGG AATTGGAGAGTGAAGAGCCACGTGAGGCAAGTGGTGATGAGAGGAGAAGTGCTGCGACGGCCATGGACAACATCTTTTCTGTGCTAACCCACTATAGTGAGTTGACGGGAAAATTGGTGTGTAGAAAGAGATGCAGCATTCCTGACGTGGGTCTTCTTAGCTCTTCCTTGATTATTTCTCTTGGTAGAATCAAACAAAGCTTTGTATT AACTAATCCACATTTGCCAGACATGCCTATTGTTTATGCCAGTGACGCCTTCATGAAATTGACAG GTTATGCGAGAGATGAGGTATTGGGCTGCAACTGTAGATTTTTAGGTGGATGCGATACTGATGCCTCAACTCTACATCTG ATAAGGGAGAGCATCAAAACTGAACAACCATGCACAGTACGTATTTTGAATTACAG GAAGGATAAAAGCTCATTTTGGAATCTACTTCACATCTCACCTGTTCGGGATGCTTCTGGAAAG GTAGCATACTTTGTCGGAGTCCAAATAGAAGATGACTATAAAAACGATGATTTTAGGCGGTGTTGGAGACCTGACATGAAGCAGCTTAGCGTGGTTGGTGTAGTCAAGGTTGCAGTGAGGAGTTTATCCATGTCTGCCGGGTCGTCAAATACATAG
- the LOC127119575 gene encoding protein TWIN LOV 1 isoform X2 — protein sequence MESINRSLDEFYSPHARESLDELSEHFTITDPSISGHPIVFASHAFLKMTGFTRDEVVGRSGAMFQGPATCRRAVMEIREAVREEREVQVVLVNYRKNGTPFWVLLNVSPVFSANRGAVVHFVAVQVPLRRKPRVCGSGGGFSQVNEFVFRCCRKEVCSDSLAELSRVSSANRVLEHDVSELESEEPREASGDERRSAATAMDNIFSVLTHYSELTGKLVCRKRCSIPDVGLLSSSLIISLGRIKQSFVLTNPHLPDMPIVYASDAFMKLTGYARDEVLGCNCRFLGGCDTDASTLHLIRESIKTEQPCTVRILNYRKDKSSFWNLLHISPVRDASGKCFLGLEKRFTSTRIGEAKGSILCRSPNRR from the exons ATGGAATCAATAAACCGATCCTTAGACGAATTTTACTCTCCCCACGCACGCGAATCGCTCGACGAATTGTCTGAGCACTTCACAATCACCGACCCTTCCATTTCAGGTCACCCTATAGTCTTCGCCAGCCACGCGTTTCTCAAGATGACTGGCTTCACGCGCGATGAAGTTGTTGGTAGAAGTGGTGCCATGTTTCAAGGTCCAGCGACGTGTCGTAGGGCGGTGATGGAAATTCGTGAAGCTGTTAGGGAAGAAAGAGAGGTTCAAGTTGTTTTGGTTAATTATCGTAAAAACGGCACGCCGTTTTGGGTTTTGTTGAATGTTTCTCCTGTTTTTAGTGCGAACCGTGGTGCTGTTGTTCATTTTGTTGCTGTTCAGGTTCCGCTGCGTAGGAAACCGAGGGTTTGTGGTTCTGGTGGTGGGTTTTCTCAGGTGAATGAGTTTGTGTTCCGGTGTTGTCGGAAGGAAGTTTGTTCTGATTCTTTGGCTGAACTTAGTCGTGTTTCTTCCGCAAATCGAGTGTTGGAACATGATGTCTCGG AATTGGAGAGTGAAGAGCCACGTGAGGCAAGTGGTGATGAGAGGAGAAGTGCTGCGACGGCCATGGACAACATCTTTTCTGTGCTAACCCACTATAGTGAGTTGACGGGAAAATTGGTGTGTAGAAAGAGATGCAGCATTCCTGACGTGGGTCTTCTTAGCTCTTCCTTGATTATTTCTCTTGGTAGAATCAAACAAAGCTTTGTATT AACTAATCCACATTTGCCAGACATGCCTATTGTTTATGCCAGTGACGCCTTCATGAAATTGACAG GTTATGCGAGAGATGAGGTATTGGGCTGCAACTGTAGATTTTTAGGTGGATGCGATACTGATGCCTCAACTCTACATCTG ATAAGGGAGAGCATCAAAACTGAACAACCATGCACAGTACGTATTTTGAATTACAG GAAGGATAAAAGCTCATTTTGGAATCTACTTCACATCTCACCTGTTCGGGATGCTTCTGGAAAG TGTTTTCTTGGACTGGAAAAACGATTTACCAGTACAAGGATTGGGGAAGCCAAAG GTAGCATACTTTGTCGGAGTCCAAATAGAAGATGA